The following coding sequences lie in one Pectobacterium sp. A5351 genomic window:
- the tamB gene encoding autotransporter assembly complex protein TamB: protein MMDEKNEKKAQDPVTQENVAQDNAPPTPARKGRWWKKVGIGLVAFLLLLVVGVGLLVGTTPGLHLLLNTAARVVPGLNIASVSGGWRDLTLKNVSYEMPGVTVKSEEFHLSLALGCLRKSQLCINDLSANRVDVVVDTKALPVAEEPPPPSTPVTEISAPFPISLRQLVLNSVQVTVDDTAISLSEFRTGMQWEGRALTLLPTKISALLVALPKTPVDVLEDGKVTAAEMASVIKETATNVREAAEQGSSQTLQIDKVLEANNTVAAATTTTPIPTASSPKTDSTADKPTAPEQPLGERLSELFSKPLLPDLPQFTLPLDLNIVEIHGEQLRLTGDQDIVINNLFVQASTQQQHLRLDKLIVQSPQGGLNVRGEATLSESWPVSLTANGVLNVEPLKGETLKLAVDGGLREQLNVALNLSGPQRAQLDVQTKLAEAGLPLALTLQTEHVRWPLTGATQYQASNVRLRFNGKATDYALSLRGDLSGADIPPATLLLDGKGNEQQFTLSRLRLAALQGNADLSALIDWSKAISWRSELLLNGINTAKQWPEWPAKIDGKITTRGSVYGGSWQLQVPELRLDGNVKANKLTARGELRGNAAGQWTIPALNLALGRNQLNVKGELSDKWQLDADINAPSLDGMLPGLAGRALGTLKLRGNLREPQMLADITASGLRWQAMTIRQVRVEGDVRSEQQIQGKLAVRLEALKQDDLNIALLTLDASGNEKQHQLRLTMQGEPVAGQLALSGSFDRQEQRWRGTLNNTRFDTPVGEWRLTQDMALDYLNAQQKITIGTHCWRNPNAELCVPKAIEAGPSGQASIRLNRFDLAMLKPFLTADTVLAGTFTGGADISWQAGQGLPQAKVSLVGNGVSVRQQMQGNTLPIDFDTFTLNAGLDRGRAQLGWLMAIRENGRFSGDIQVTDPQGRRNLGGSVTINNISLALLNPALSKGEKAAGILNANLRLAGDAARPQIFGQMVLERLDIDGNWMPIDLTNGRLAVNFSGMSSTLQGFLKTDNGQLNLGGNADWSRPDAWRARIAAKGQKLRVTIPPMARLDVSPDIVFEATPQLFALNGSVSIPWARIVVKDMPESAVAVSSDEVMLDAQGQPLKKASAAIPINSNLTIRVGNDVRLDAFGLAARLQGDLKMVQDERGLGLNGQIDIPSGRFKAYGQDLIVRKGLILFSGPPDQPILNIEAIRNPDNTANDVTAGVRVTGMAATPKLEVFSDPAMSQQEALSYLLRGQGLDSGGADSSAMTSMLVGLGVAQSGQVVGKIGEAFGVSNLALDTQGVGDNSQVVVSGYVLPGLQVKYGVGIFDSLATLTLRYRLMPKLYLEAVSGISQALDVLYQFEF, encoded by the coding sequence ATGATGGATGAGAAAAACGAAAAAAAAGCACAGGATCCGGTGACACAAGAAAACGTCGCGCAGGATAACGCACCGCCGACGCCAGCACGAAAAGGGCGCTGGTGGAAAAAGGTCGGTATTGGCCTCGTGGCATTTTTACTGCTGCTCGTGGTTGGTGTGGGGCTGCTGGTGGGCACCACACCGGGCTTGCACCTGTTGCTGAATACTGCAGCACGCGTGGTGCCAGGGTTGAATATTGCCAGCGTGAGCGGCGGCTGGCGTGATTTAACGTTGAAAAATGTCAGCTACGAGATGCCGGGCGTGACGGTAAAGAGCGAGGAATTTCACCTGTCGCTCGCATTGGGTTGCCTGCGAAAAAGCCAGCTGTGTATTAACGATCTTTCGGCGAACCGCGTCGATGTGGTCGTCGATACCAAAGCCTTACCGGTGGCGGAAGAGCCACCGCCGCCTTCGACCCCAGTCACGGAAATTTCAGCACCTTTCCCTATCTCTCTACGCCAACTCGTGCTCAATAGCGTTCAGGTTACCGTGGATGACACGGCGATTTCTCTGAGCGAATTCCGCACAGGCATGCAGTGGGAAGGGCGCGCATTGACGCTGCTGCCGACCAAAATCAGCGCGCTGCTGGTGGCCTTGCCGAAAACGCCTGTTGACGTGCTGGAGGATGGCAAAGTGACGGCGGCGGAAATGGCGTCTGTTATCAAGGAAACGGCGACGAACGTACGTGAGGCGGCTGAGCAAGGCTCTTCGCAAACGCTTCAAATCGATAAAGTGCTAGAGGCAAATAATACGGTAGCGGCTGCCACGACGACGACACCGATACCGACCGCGTCGTCGCCAAAAACGGATAGCACCGCTGACAAGCCAACCGCCCCTGAACAGCCGTTGGGGGAACGCCTGAGCGAGCTGTTCTCCAAACCCTTATTACCTGATTTACCGCAGTTCACGTTGCCGCTGGATCTGAACATTGTCGAGATTCACGGCGAGCAACTTCGGCTGACGGGCGATCAGGACATTGTGATTAATAACCTGTTCGTGCAGGCATCGACCCAGCAACAGCATTTGCGGCTGGATAAGCTCATCGTGCAATCGCCGCAGGGCGGATTGAATGTACGCGGTGAGGCGACGCTCAGCGAGAGCTGGCCTGTCTCGCTGACGGCGAACGGTGTGTTGAATGTCGAACCGCTCAAAGGTGAAACGCTGAAACTGGCGGTTGATGGTGGCCTGCGCGAACAGCTGAATGTGGCGCTGAACCTCTCGGGGCCGCAGCGCGCTCAGTTGGATGTGCAAACCAAACTGGCAGAAGCCGGGCTGCCGCTGGCATTGACGCTGCAAACCGAGCACGTGCGTTGGCCGCTGACGGGCGCCACGCAGTATCAGGCCAGCAACGTCAGACTGCGGTTTAACGGCAAAGCGACCGACTATGCGCTGTCGCTGCGCGGCGATCTGAGCGGTGCGGATATTCCCCCCGCGACGCTGCTGCTGGATGGCAAAGGCAACGAACAGCAGTTTACGCTGAGCCGCCTGCGGCTGGCGGCGTTGCAGGGGAATGCCGATCTAAGCGCGCTTATCGACTGGAGCAAAGCGATAAGCTGGCGCAGTGAGCTGCTGCTGAACGGGATTAATACCGCGAAGCAGTGGCCGGAATGGCCTGCGAAAATAGATGGCAAGATAACGACGCGCGGCAGCGTCTATGGCGGTAGCTGGCAATTACAGGTGCCGGAGCTACGGCTGGATGGCAACGTAAAAGCGAATAAGCTCACGGCCAGAGGTGAACTGCGCGGCAATGCGGCGGGTCAGTGGACAATACCCGCGCTGAATCTGGCATTAGGCCGTAACCAGTTGAACGTCAAAGGCGAACTGAGCGACAAGTGGCAGTTGGATGCAGATATCAATGCACCATCGCTGGACGGCATGTTGCCCGGTCTGGCAGGGCGCGCCCTCGGTACACTCAAATTACGCGGCAATCTGCGTGAACCGCAGATGCTGGCGGATATCACCGCTTCCGGCCTGCGCTGGCAGGCGATGACGATTCGTCAGGTGAGAGTAGAAGGCGATGTCCGCTCCGAACAGCAAATTCAGGGCAAGCTGGCTGTACGTCTCGAAGCACTGAAGCAGGACGACCTGAATATTGCGTTGTTGACGTTGGATGCCAGCGGTAATGAAAAGCAGCATCAGCTTCGGCTGACTATGCAGGGTGAGCCGGTCGCGGGTCAGTTGGCGCTTTCAGGCAGCTTCGATCGTCAGGAACAGCGCTGGCGCGGTACGTTGAACAATACCCGCTTCGACACGCCGGTGGGGGAGTGGCGTCTGACGCAGGATATGGCGTTGGATTACCTGAACGCGCAGCAGAAGATCACCATCGGCACGCACTGCTGGCGGAATCCGAATGCAGAACTTTGCGTACCAAAAGCGATTGAGGCTGGACCGAGCGGACAGGCGAGTATCCGACTGAACCGCTTCGATCTCGCCATGCTGAAACCGTTCCTGACGGCGGATACGGTGCTAGCCGGGACGTTCACCGGCGGTGCGGATATCAGCTGGCAGGCAGGGCAAGGTTTACCGCAGGCGAAAGTGTCGCTCGTAGGTAACGGCGTCAGCGTTCGCCAGCAGATGCAGGGCAATACGCTGCCGATTGATTTCGACACCTTTACGCTGAATGCCGGGCTCGATCGCGGGCGGGCGCAGCTTGGCTGGCTGATGGCGATCCGAGAGAACGGACGCTTCAGCGGTGATATTCAGGTGACCGATCCACAGGGCCGGCGCAATCTCGGCGGCAGCGTCACGATCAATAATATTTCGCTGGCGTTGCTTAACCCTGCTCTGAGTAAAGGAGAAAAAGCGGCCGGGATACTGAATGCGAACCTGCGTCTGGCGGGGGATGCGGCGCGTCCTCAGATCTTCGGCCAGATGGTGCTGGAACGGCTGGATATTGATGGCAACTGGATGCCGATCGATCTGACCAACGGGCGACTGGCGGTGAATTTCAGCGGGATGTCATCAACGCTACAAGGCTTCCTGAAAACGGATAACGGGCAGTTGAACCTCGGCGGGAATGCCGACTGGTCGCGACCTGACGCCTGGCGTGCGCGGATCGCGGCGAAAGGCCAGAAGCTGCGTGTGACGATTCCGCCTATGGCACGGCTGGATGTCTCGCCGGATATTGTCTTCGAGGCTACGCCGCAACTGTTTGCGTTAAACGGCTCTGTCAGTATTCCGTGGGCGCGTATTGTGGTTAAAGATATGCCGGAAAGCGCGGTGGCGGTGTCATCGGATGAAGTGATGCTGGATGCGCAGGGACAGCCGCTGAAAAAAGCGAGTGCGGCAATTCCGATTAACAGTAACCTTACCATCCGTGTCGGGAATGATGTGCGGCTGGATGCGTTCGGGCTGGCAGCTCGCTTACAGGGCGACCTGAAAATGGTTCAGGACGAGCGCGGATTAGGGCTGAACGGGCAAATCGATATTCCGTCTGGCCGCTTTAAAGCCTACGGACAGGATTTGATCGTCCGCAAGGGGCTGATTCTGTTCTCCGGCCCGCCTGATCAGCCGATCCTGAATATCGAAGCCATTCGTAACCCAGATAATACTGCCAATGATGTCACTGCGGGTGTGCGCGTCACCGGCATGGCTGCCACGCCGAAGCTGGAAGTCTTCTCCGATCCGGCCATGTCGCAGCAGGAAGCGCTCTCTTATCTGCTGCGTGGACAAGGTTTGGACAGCGGTGGAGCCGATAGCTCGGCAATGACCTCAATGTTAGTCGGTTTAGGGGTTGCACAAAGTGGTCAAGTTGTGGGTAAAATCGGCGAGGCCTTTGGCGTAAGTAATTTAGCTCTGGATACACAGGGTGTTGGCGATAATTCTCAGGTTGTCGTCAGCGGCTACGTCCTTCCGGGTCTGCAAGTGAAATATGGTGTTGGCATATTCGATTCTTTGGCAACGTTAACGCTGCGTTACCGCCTGATGCCAAAGCTATACTTGGAAGCGGTGTCTGGAATTAGCCAGGCATTAGATGTGCTCTATCAGTTTGAGTTTTAG
- a CDS encoding gamma-glutamylcyclotransferase family protein produces MRIIVYGSLRRKQGNSHWMTNAQWLGDCQLAGFELYDLGHYPAVVPGDGEIHCEVYRISSSILTELDALKRDGHEYQRELISTPLGSAWIYLYKHSVAGLTRIASGDWLKRNEEDDEEV; encoded by the coding sequence ATGCGAATTATTGTTTACGGCAGTTTACGACGCAAACAGGGAAATAGTCATTGGATGACCAATGCGCAATGGCTAGGGGATTGTCAGCTCGCAGGTTTCGAGCTGTACGATCTCGGCCATTATCCGGCAGTCGTGCCCGGTGATGGAGAAATCCATTGTGAGGTCTATCGCATTAGTTCGTCGATTTTGACGGAGCTGGATGCCTTAAAGCGGGACGGTCACGAATACCAGCGTGAGCTGATTTCTACTCCTCTGGGCAGTGCCTGGATCTATTTGTACAAACACTCTGTTGCAGGATTGACGCGTATAGCCAGCGGTGACTGGCTAAAGCGTAATGAAGAAGATGACGAAGAGGTTTGA
- the ppa gene encoding inorganic diphosphatase has product MSLNDVPAGKDLPEDIYVVIEIPANADPIKYEIDKDTGALFVDRFMSTAMFYPCNYGYINHTLSLDGDPVDVLVPTPYPLQPGSVIRCRPVGVLKMTDEAGEDAKLVAVPHSKLTKEYDHIKDVNDLPELLRAQIGHFFEHYKDLEKGKWVKVEGWDNAEAAKAEIVASFERAKNK; this is encoded by the coding sequence ATGAGTCTGAACGATGTTCCGGCAGGTAAAGATCTGCCAGAAGATATCTATGTAGTGATTGAAATCCCCGCGAATGCCGATCCAATCAAATATGAAATTGATAAAGATACCGGTGCGCTGTTTGTAGACCGTTTCATGTCTACAGCGATGTTCTACCCATGCAACTACGGCTACATCAACCACACACTGTCTCTGGATGGCGATCCGGTTGACGTTCTGGTGCCAACCCCGTATCCATTACAGCCGGGTTCAGTGATCCGTTGCCGTCCTGTTGGCGTGCTGAAAATGACCGACGAAGCAGGCGAAGATGCCAAGCTGGTTGCTGTTCCGCACAGCAAACTGACGAAAGAATACGATCACATTAAAGACGTTAACGACCTGCCTGAACTGCTGCGTGCACAGATCGGCCACTTCTTTGAGCACTACAAAGATCTGGAAAAAGGCAAGTGGGTGAAAGTTGAAGGTTGGGATAACGCTGAAGCAGCAAAAGCTGAAATCGTTGCTTCCTTCGAGCGCGCGAAAAACAAATAA
- a CDS encoding methyl-accepting chemotaxis protein, whose product MLRNVTIKTSLIALLGMMVLLLLLVCGIGITSINQGITSLTTIDKIQGKEVTALAGSYTASLRARTGAALAARQMESGLTDLANASVARAEAYTALSQKEMARFLSYGTVTERGAKMAAEVKSNYEQYMNLGVQPMVDALKRGDVAAYYVLLQDVLPPLSVKMDKVANEFRDFGLEVGENMLTDAESFAFERLTIIGIACVVVLLLVLAAWIALKRSILSPLEETVAQLEFIARGDLTQSIAEGGNNEIGRLIQAMQAMQSSLATAVGRVRDAGMQIDVGTRELSSGNTHLAARTEESASSLEETAASMEQLTATVALNAESAEQAHTLAQNVSDIANKGSETVGSMIEKMQMISSSSERIADILAVIDGIAFQTNILALNAAVEAARAGEQGRGFAVVAGEVRNLAQRSAQSAKEIKTLMEESQSRVSEGTVMAKMAGETMNDVSEAVARVTSLMREISTATREQSNGIGQVNLAVSQMDEVAQQNASLVEEAAAATRSLEDQARLLAESMAQFKVQSQAFAAIGRF is encoded by the coding sequence ATGTTAAGAAATGTCACAATCAAGACGAGCTTGATTGCTTTGTTAGGCATGATGGTCCTGCTGTTATTGCTGGTCTGCGGAATTGGCATCACCTCAATCAATCAGGGAATCACGTCGCTGACGACAATCGACAAGATTCAGGGGAAAGAAGTCACGGCGCTGGCAGGGAGCTATACCGCTTCGTTGCGTGCAAGAACGGGCGCGGCGTTGGCCGCTCGGCAGATGGAAAGTGGGCTGACTGATCTCGCGAATGCCTCGGTTGCGCGAGCGGAGGCCTACACCGCGCTCTCTCAAAAAGAAATGGCACGCTTTCTTTCCTACGGCACTGTAACGGAGCGCGGTGCCAAAATGGCGGCAGAGGTTAAAAGCAACTACGAGCAATACATGAACCTTGGCGTTCAGCCGATGGTCGATGCGCTGAAACGCGGCGATGTTGCCGCCTATTATGTGCTGCTGCAAGACGTGCTGCCGCCGCTCAGCGTTAAGATGGATAAGGTGGCGAACGAATTCCGCGACTTCGGCCTGGAAGTGGGGGAAAACATGCTCACAGACGCCGAGAGCTTTGCGTTCGAGCGCCTGACAATCATTGGTATTGCCTGTGTTGTCGTTCTGCTGCTGGTATTGGCTGCCTGGATTGCGCTGAAGCGTTCTATCCTGTCTCCGCTTGAAGAGACGGTTGCCCAATTGGAATTTATTGCCCGTGGTGATTTGACCCAAAGTATTGCCGAGGGCGGCAATAATGAAATTGGCCGCCTGATTCAGGCGATGCAGGCAATGCAGTCTTCACTGGCGACCGCCGTGGGGCGCGTTCGCGATGCCGGTATGCAGATTGATGTTGGCACGCGTGAACTGTCTTCTGGCAATACCCATCTGGCTGCGCGTACGGAAGAGTCAGCCTCATCGCTGGAAGAAACCGCCGCCAGTATGGAGCAGTTGACTGCCACGGTAGCGCTGAACGCGGAGAGTGCAGAACAAGCGCATACGCTGGCGCAAAATGTGTCGGATATCGCTAATAAGGGCAGCGAGACCGTAGGCAGCATGATTGAGAAAATGCAGATGATCTCCAGCAGCTCAGAACGTATTGCCGATATTCTGGCCGTGATTGACGGTATCGCGTTCCAGACCAATATTCTGGCGCTGAACGCGGCGGTTGAAGCCGCGCGTGCGGGTGAGCAAGGGCGAGGATTTGCCGTGGTGGCAGGTGAAGTCCGCAATCTGGCGCAGCGCAGTGCGCAATCGGCTAAAGAAATCAAAACGCTGATGGAAGAATCCCAGAGCCGCGTCAGTGAAGGTACCGTTATGGCAAAAATGGCGGGCGAAACGATGAACGATGTTTCTGAGGCGGTAGCGCGTGTGACGTCGCTGATGCGTGAGATTTCAACGGCAACGCGTGAGCAGAGTAACGGCATTGGGCAGGTGAATCTGGCGGTATCGCAGATGGATGAGGTCGCCCAGCAAAATGCGTCTCTGGTCGAAGAGGCCGCCGCAGCCACGCGCTCGTTAGAAGATCAGGCGCGCCTGCTGGCAGAAAGCATGGCGCAGTTTAAAGTGCAGTCGCAGGCGTTTGCCGCCATCGGCCGATTCTAA
- the plsY gene encoding glycerol-3-phosphate 1-O-acyltransferase PlsY — translation MSVTALGMMLIAYLCGSISSAILFCRIAGLPDPRQHGSGNPGATNVLRIGGKAAAATVLVFDVLKGMLPVWAAYALGVPPLYLGLTAIAACLGHIYPVFFHFRGGKGVATAFGAIAPIGWDLTGLMTGTWLLTVLLSGYSSLGAIVSALIAPFYVWWFKPQFTFPVAMLSCLILMRHHDNIQRLWRGQESKIWNKLRKKKQPEDEQSAPEE, via the coding sequence ATGAGTGTTACCGCGCTTGGTATGATGTTAATCGCGTATCTGTGTGGCTCTATTTCCAGTGCGATTTTGTTTTGCAGAATTGCTGGGCTACCTGACCCGCGTCAGCATGGTTCCGGGAACCCCGGGGCCACTAACGTATTGCGTATTGGCGGCAAGGCTGCCGCTGCAACCGTATTGGTGTTTGATGTCCTGAAAGGCATGCTGCCAGTCTGGGCCGCTTACGCGTTAGGCGTTCCCCCGCTGTATCTCGGGTTAACCGCCATCGCTGCCTGCCTCGGCCATATCTATCCGGTCTTTTTCCACTTTCGCGGCGGTAAAGGTGTGGCAACGGCTTTTGGCGCCATCGCACCAATCGGCTGGGATCTGACGGGGCTAATGACCGGCACCTGGCTACTGACCGTCCTGTTGAGCGGTTATTCCTCACTCGGCGCCATCGTCAGTGCGCTCATCGCACCGTTTTATGTCTGGTGGTTCAAGCCACAGTTTACCTTCCCCGTCGCGATGCTCTCTTGTCTGATCCTGATGCGTCATCATGACAATATCCAACGCCTATGGCGCGGACAGGAAAGTAAAATCTGGAACAAGTTGCGTAAGAAGAAACAGCCAGAAGACGAGCAAAGCGCGCCCGAAGAGTAA
- the folB gene encoding bifunctional dihydroneopterin aldolase/7,8-dihydroneopterin epimerase, with translation MDIVFIEELTVITTIGVYDWEQTIQQKLMFDIEMGWDNRQAAASDDVNDCLSYADVSDAVIAHVANQRFALVERVAEEVAHMLMQRFSIPWLRIKLSKPGAVAQARQVGVIIERGAR, from the coding sequence ATGGATATCGTATTTATTGAAGAACTTACTGTAATCACTACGATCGGTGTTTACGATTGGGAACAGACTATCCAGCAGAAACTGATGTTCGATATCGAAATGGGCTGGGACAACCGTCAGGCCGCCGCCAGTGACGATGTGAATGACTGCCTGAGTTACGCTGATGTCAGCGATGCGGTGATTGCCCATGTGGCAAACCAGCGCTTTGCGCTGGTAGAGCGTGTTGCTGAAGAAGTCGCACACATGCTGATGCAGCGCTTCTCGATCCCCTGGTTACGGATCAAGCTGAGTAAGCCGGGCGCGGTGGCGCAGGCGCGTCAGGTTGGGGTCATTATTGAACGCGGCGCACGATAA
- the bacA gene encoding undecaprenyl-diphosphate phosphatase, giving the protein MTDLHSLLIAFILGVVEGLTEFLPVSSTGHMIIVGHWLGFVDEKAKTFEVIIQLGSILAVVVMFWRRLFGLIGIHFGEIPHEGHTAGRLKLTHILLAMIPAVVLGLVFHDVIKSLFYPQNVMYALVVGGFLLLAAEWLKPKKPRAVGLDDITHRQAFMIGCFQCLALWPGFSRSGATISGGMLVGVSRYAASEFSFILAVPMMMGATVLDLYKSWHFLSLSDVPMFAVGFVTAFIVALIAIKTFLKVIKRISFVPFAIYRFVVAGVVYMVFM; this is encoded by the coding sequence ATGACTGACCTGCATTCATTGCTAATCGCATTTATTCTTGGCGTGGTCGAAGGACTGACCGAGTTTTTGCCCGTATCGTCTACGGGGCATATGATTATTGTTGGTCATTGGTTAGGGTTTGTTGATGAGAAAGCCAAGACGTTTGAAGTGATTATTCAGCTTGGCTCAATTCTGGCCGTTGTCGTGATGTTCTGGCGCCGCCTCTTTGGTCTGATTGGGATTCACTTTGGTGAAATCCCACATGAGGGGCATACGGCGGGCCGTCTGAAATTGACGCACATTTTGCTGGCGATGATTCCCGCTGTGGTGCTTGGGCTGGTTTTCCATGACGTGATCAAATCGCTGTTTTACCCACAGAACGTGATGTATGCGCTGGTTGTCGGTGGTTTCCTGCTGTTAGCGGCGGAATGGCTCAAGCCTAAAAAGCCGCGCGCCGTCGGGCTGGATGACATCACGCATCGTCAGGCATTTATGATTGGCTGTTTTCAATGTCTGGCGCTGTGGCCCGGTTTTTCACGTTCGGGAGCGACCATTTCCGGCGGGATGCTGGTGGGTGTCAGCCGCTATGCGGCTTCCGAGTTCTCTTTTATTTTGGCGGTTCCGATGATGATGGGCGCGACCGTTCTTGATCTATATAAAAGCTGGCATTTCCTGTCGCTGTCCGATGTACCGATGTTTGCCGTTGGTTTTGTGACGGCGTTTATCGTGGCGCTGATTGCGATTAAAACCTTCTTGAAAGTCATCAAACGCATCTCGTTTGTCCCGTTTGCGATTTACCGTTTTGTCGTCGCGGGCGTCGTTTACATGGTGTTTATGTAA
- a CDS encoding multifunctional CCA addition/repair protein codes for MKIYLVGGAVRDSLLGLPVTEKDWVVVGATLENLLEQGYQQVGKDFPVFLHPVSRDEYALARTERKSGKGYTGFVCHAAPDVTLEQDLLRRDLTINAIARTEHGDLIDPYHGRRDLENRVLRHVSDAFSEDPLRVLRVARFAARFAHLGFQIAEETMELMQKMAHEGELAYLTPERVWKETEKALGTSSPDVYFQVLRDCGALAVLFPEIDNLYGVPAPAKWHPEIDTGIHTMMTVAMAARLSPEIDVRFATLCHDLGKGLTPPELWPRHHGHGPAGVKLVKALCQRLRVPNPIRDLAKLVAEYHDLVHTVQVLQPKTLLKLFDAIDVWRKPQRLEQLALTSEADARGRAGFEDTTYPQGDYLREAFHVASQVSSAAIVADGFKGIDVRNELTRRRTQALADWKAQQPNASAPS; via the coding sequence TTGAAGATTTACCTTGTCGGCGGCGCTGTTCGGGACAGCCTGCTGGGTTTACCCGTCACCGAGAAAGATTGGGTGGTGGTCGGCGCGACGCTGGAGAATCTGCTAGAGCAGGGTTACCAGCAGGTTGGAAAGGATTTCCCCGTTTTCTTACACCCCGTTAGCCGCGATGAGTACGCACTCGCACGTACCGAGCGCAAATCTGGCAAAGGCTATACCGGTTTTGTCTGCCACGCCGCGCCCGATGTCACGTTAGAGCAGGATTTGCTTCGCCGCGATTTGACCATCAATGCCATTGCCCGCACCGAGCATGGCGATCTCATCGACCCTTATCATGGTCGTCGCGATCTTGAGAATCGCGTATTGCGCCACGTATCCGACGCGTTCAGCGAAGATCCGTTGCGGGTGCTGCGCGTTGCCCGTTTTGCCGCGCGTTTTGCTCATCTCGGCTTCCAGATTGCAGAAGAAACCATGGAGCTGATGCAAAAAATGGCGCATGAGGGCGAACTGGCTTACCTGACGCCAGAGCGGGTCTGGAAAGAGACGGAAAAAGCGCTTGGCACGTCATCGCCCGATGTCTATTTTCAGGTGCTGCGCGACTGCGGCGCGCTGGCCGTACTGTTTCCAGAGATCGATAATCTGTACGGTGTGCCCGCCCCTGCCAAGTGGCACCCGGAAATCGATACCGGCATTCATACCATGATGACGGTGGCGATGGCCGCACGCCTCAGCCCTGAGATTGACGTACGCTTTGCCACGCTGTGCCATGATTTAGGGAAAGGGCTGACGCCTCCCGAACTGTGGCCACGACATCATGGGCATGGCCCGGCCGGGGTTAAACTGGTTAAAGCGCTGTGTCAGCGCCTGCGCGTGCCTAACCCGATTCGCGATTTGGCGAAACTGGTTGCCGAATATCATGACCTGGTTCATACCGTGCAGGTGCTGCAACCTAAAACCCTGCTGAAGTTATTTGATGCGATTGACGTCTGGCGCAAACCACAGCGTCTGGAGCAGTTAGCGCTCACTAGCGAAGCCGACGCCAGAGGCCGTGCCGGTTTCGAAGATACGACTTATCCGCAAGGCGACTATCTGCGTGAAGCCTTCCACGTCGCCAGCCAGGTCAGCAGTGCGGCCATCGTCGCCGATGGTTTTAAAGGCATTGACGTGCGCAATGAGCTGACACGTCGCCGCACTCAGGCGTTGGCAGACTGGAAAGCCCAGCAGCCGAATGCCTCAGCCCCATCCTGA
- a CDS encoding TIGR04211 family SH3 domain-containing protein, whose product MQKLGLLCFTLFSLTLSWTAQAEEKRYISDELLTYVHSGPGNQYRIVGTLNAGAEVTLLSVNENAGYAQIRDDKNRTTWIPLDQLSNTPSLRTRVPELENQVKDLTDKLNNIDQTWNQRTADMQQKVAGSDSVINGLRQENQDLKNQLIVAQKKVSAANVQLDDKQRTIILQWFMYGGGVAGIGLLLGLLLPHIIPRKKKNDRWMS is encoded by the coding sequence ATGCAGAAATTAGGCTTACTCTGTTTTACTTTATTTTCTCTCACGCTGAGTTGGACCGCACAGGCGGAAGAAAAACGCTATATTTCCGATGAGTTATTGACGTATGTCCACAGCGGCCCGGGCAATCAATACCGTATCGTCGGCACACTGAATGCAGGTGCAGAGGTCACGTTACTCAGCGTTAATGAAAACGCGGGCTATGCACAAATCCGTGATGACAAAAACCGCACCACCTGGATCCCGCTCGACCAGTTGAGCAATACGCCAAGCCTGCGCACGCGGGTGCCTGAGCTGGAAAATCAGGTCAAAGACCTGACGGACAAACTGAATAATATCGATCAGACCTGGAACCAGCGTACCGCTGATATGCAGCAGAAAGTCGCGGGCAGCGATAGTGTTATCAACGGATTACGTCAGGAAAATCAGGATCTGAAAAATCAGCTTATCGTTGCGCAGAAGAAAGTCAGCGCGGCGAATGTCCAGCTTGATGATAAGCAACGCACCATCATTTTACAGTGGTTTATGTACGGCGGCGGCGTGGCGGGTATCGGCCTGCTGCTGGGTCTGCTGTTGCCACATATCATCCCCCGCAAAAAGAAAAACGACCGTTGGATGAGCTAA